From the Carya illinoinensis cultivar Pawnee chromosome 4, C.illinoinensisPawnee_v1, whole genome shotgun sequence genome, one window contains:
- the LOC122308387 gene encoding glucan endo-1,3-beta-glucosidase 11-like, whose product MTSLWVFVRFLTVFLVFFSLIASMTVQGFTGTYGINYGRIADNIPSPDDVATLLRAAKIKNVRIYDADHSVLKAFGGTGLELVVGLPNGSLKNMSSSEDHAMSWVKENVQSFLPETQIRGIAVGNEVLGGTDSETWAALGGAVKNIYNAINKLHLADVVQITTAHSQAVFANSYPPSSCIFKDSVVQYMKPLLEFFAQIDSPFCLNAYPFLAYMYDPENIDINYALFQSTQGIYDPKTDLHYDNMLDAQIDAAYAALADAGFKNMEVIVTETGWASRGDDNEAAATVNNARTYNYNLRKRLAKKKGTPFRPKRVVKGYVFAIFNENLKPGPTSERNFGLFKPDGSIAYDIGFHGLISSAADTSHLSLKDIRAQVWPESHILVSAFSAVALLLFLR is encoded by the exons ATGACAAGCTTGTGGGTCTTTGTGCGGTTTCTTACCGTGTTCTTGGTCTTCTTTTCTCTAATTG CATCCATGACAGTACAAGGATTCACTGGAACCTATGGAATAAATTATGGAAGAATTGCAGATAACATCCCTTCACCTGATGACGTTGCTACTCTTCTCAGagcagcaaaaataaaaaatgtaagaaTTTACGATGCCGATCACAGTGTTCTGAAGGCATTCGGTGGAACTGGGCTTGAATTGGTGGTTGGTCTTCCAAATGGATCCCTGAAAAATATGAGTTCAAGTGAGGATCATGCAATGAGTTGGGTTAAAGAGAATGTACAGTCTTTCCTTCCTGAGACACAGATTCGTGGCATTGCAGTGGGCAATGAAGTTTTAGGAGGGACTGATTCTGAGACGTGGGCAGCTCTTGGTGGTGCagtgaaaaatatatacaatgcCATAAATAAGCTTCATCTGGCTGATGTGGTTCAGATTACCACGGCACATTCACAGGCTGTTTTTGCTAATTCCTACCCTCCGTCTTCATGTATATTCAAAGATAGTGTTGTTCAATATATGAAGCCACTCCTGGAGTTTTTCGCACAGATTGATTCTCCTTTCTGTTTAAATGCTTACCCATTCCTGGCCTATATGTATGATCCAGAGAACATTGATATTAACTACGCTCTTTTCCAGTCAACCCAGGGGATCTATGATCCGAAAACTGATCTGCATTACGATAACATGCTTGATGCACAGATTGATGCGGCATATGCAGCTCTTGCAGATGCTGGATTTAAAAACATGGAAGTCATAGTTACAGAGACTGGATGGGCTTCACGTGGAGATGATAATGAAGCTGCAGCCACAGTAAATAATGCAAGGACATATAATTATAACCTGCGGAAAAGGCTTGCAAAGAAGAAAGGAACCCCTTTTAGGCCAAAAAGGGTGGTTAAGGGATAtgtttttgcaatatttaatGAAAACCTGAAGCCTGGGCCAACTTCTGAGAGAAATTTTGGATTGTTTAAGCCTGATGGGAGCATTGCATATGACATTGGGTTTCATGGACTTATATCTTCAGCTGCAGATACATCACACTTGTCTTTGAAG GATATTCGAGCTCAAGTTTGGCCTGAGTCCCATATTTTGGTTTCCGCATTCTCTGCAGTGGCACTGCTTTtgtttttaagataa
- the LOC122307684 gene encoding stellacyanin-like, producing the protein MATPTRVGFIIWCLIVVVALLKTANADTYSVGDELEWNIPPLGSIAYETWAREKVFEVGDNIVFNWNGTHDVAEVTKENYDSCNDTGTIDLRQTSPANFTLSSNSTRYFICTISNHCELGQKVTIRIGDQWSSASSLAVGTLSAVISTIAISFFTFF; encoded by the exons ATGGCAACTCCTACTCGGGTGGGCTTTATAATTTGGTGCTTGATCGTCGTAGTTGCCTTACTGAAGACCGCTAATGCAGACACCTACTCTGTTGGCGATGAATTGGAATGGAACATTCCTCCACTTGGCTCCATTGCCTACGAGACCTGGGCTCGTGAAAAGGTTTTCGAAGTTGGTGACAACATAG TGTTCAACTGGAATGGGACGCACGATGTTGCTGAAGTGACGAAAGAAAACTATGATAGCTGCAATGACACTGGCACCATCGATCTGAGACAAACAAGCCCAGCAAATTTCACTCTCTCGTCCAACTCCACTCGCTACTTCATCTGCACAATCAGTAACCACTGCGAACTTGGCCAGAAGGTGACTATCAGAATTGGAGATCAATGGAGTTCTGCTTCATCTCTGGCTGTTGGGACCTTGTCTGCTGTCATCTCCACTATAGCCATCTCTTTCTTCACATTTTTCTGA
- the LOC122307763 gene encoding umecyanin-like, which produces MASRMGSIGCLVAVVALLKFATVTSAGFYEVGDSLGWNVPPNTSYYSDWATNKTFFLGDQFSFNWTGTHNLAEVSKADYDNCTKVSSYFGSPLIFTPQSTGSHYFICTVDDHCERGQKVALTVFTPDFTVGSPAEPPVSSASSLTASALFAVLSTAVPIMISLLT; this is translated from the exons ATGGCCAGCCGCATGGGTTCGATTGGGTGCTTGGTCGCTGTGGTGGCTTTATTAAAGTTTGCAACTGTAACCTCTGCAGGATTTTATGAGGTTGGAGACAGCTTGGGCTGGAATGTTCCCCCAAACACCTCCTATTACTCCGACTGGGCTACCAACAAGACATTCTTCCTTGGTGACCAATTCT CCTTCAACTGGACTGGAACGCACAATTTGGCAGAAGTATCAAAGGCCGATTATGATAACTGCACCAAGGTTTCTAGTTACTTTGGTAGCCCACTTATATTCACTCCTCAATCAACTGGTTCTCACTACTTCATCTGCACCGTCGATGACCACTGTGAACGGGGTCAAAAGGTGGCTCTCACTGTTTTTACCCCAGACTTCACTGTTGGATCGCCAGCCGAACCACCCGTGTCCTCTGCTTCATCTCTGACAGCAAGTGCCTTATTTGCAGTGCTCTCCACCGCAGTACCCATCATGATTTCTCTCTTGACTTAA